A genomic window from Trueperella bialowiezensis includes:
- the tig gene encoding trigger factor — protein sequence MKHNVEHVSETRAKLSVEVPASEFEPKYNKAAKDLAQQVDIPGFRKGKAPRRVLESKIGRGYIIEQAINDNLDGYYQIAVVETGIVPMSRPEVDIVEVPEMTGKDDTTALKFTVEVDVRPEIWLPNPADFTVEVPSAEVTDDDVTSELDALRERFATLTNVDREAKEGDYVNIDMVATIGGENVDDVAGISYRIGEGNMLDGQDEALTGAKADDVVEFKAKLAGGEHEGEEADVTITVHSVKESVLPEADDDFAMMASEFDTIDELREDLREQAAKHKANMQLSGAHELLVNQLVEASDFPLPQGVIDEEVANHLSNEGKEADDPHGEEIRPEIEQALRQQLLLDTYVEAFKVDVPQEELIDFLVTQAQMYGMDPNQFIQAAAQAGQIGAFSNELARNKAVTAALRLATVKDSDGNDVDVAAVLGEQPENEVLPEFTAKPAKADKPKKAKADKADKPKKAVKAKADEAADEESATDAADGEFDPAAHTVGEVLDYVGSVDEAEKARVLAAEKDGKNRKGIVSKLEG from the coding sequence GTGAAGCACAACGTAGAGCACGTGAGCGAAACCCGCGCGAAGTTGAGCGTCGAGGTACCCGCGTCAGAATTTGAGCCCAAGTACAACAAGGCCGCTAAGGATCTTGCCCAGCAGGTGGACATCCCCGGCTTCCGTAAGGGGAAGGCTCCGCGCCGTGTTCTTGAGTCAAAGATCGGCCGCGGATACATCATCGAGCAGGCGATTAACGACAACCTGGATGGCTACTACCAGATCGCCGTCGTGGAAACGGGTATCGTGCCGATGTCGCGACCAGAGGTGGACATCGTCGAGGTCCCGGAGATGACGGGTAAGGACGACACGACTGCCCTGAAGTTCACGGTTGAGGTGGACGTGCGCCCGGAGATTTGGCTGCCGAACCCGGCTGATTTCACGGTCGAAGTGCCGAGCGCCGAGGTGACTGACGACGACGTGACGTCCGAGCTCGATGCTCTGCGCGAGCGTTTTGCCACGCTGACGAACGTCGACCGGGAGGCCAAGGAAGGCGACTACGTCAACATTGACATGGTGGCCACGATTGGTGGCGAGAACGTGGACGACGTGGCAGGTATCTCCTACCGTATCGGCGAAGGCAACATGCTGGACGGCCAAGACGAGGCGCTCACCGGTGCGAAGGCTGACGACGTCGTCGAGTTCAAGGCAAAGCTGGCCGGCGGTGAACACGAAGGTGAAGAGGCCGACGTGACGATCACCGTGCATTCCGTGAAGGAATCGGTGCTACCCGAGGCCGACGACGATTTCGCGATGATGGCATCAGAATTCGACACGATCGACGAACTACGCGAGGACCTTCGCGAGCAGGCGGCTAAGCACAAGGCGAACATGCAGCTGTCGGGTGCCCATGAGCTGCTGGTCAACCAGTTAGTGGAAGCATCGGACTTCCCGCTGCCGCAGGGAGTCATCGACGAAGAGGTAGCCAACCACTTGAGCAATGAAGGTAAAGAGGCAGACGATCCGCACGGTGAGGAGATTCGCCCCGAGATCGAGCAGGCTTTGCGTCAGCAGCTGCTACTCGACACCTACGTGGAAGCTTTCAAGGTCGATGTTCCACAAGAAGAACTCATTGATTTCCTTGTGACCCAGGCGCAGATGTACGGCATGGATCCGAACCAGTTCATCCAGGCCGCCGCGCAAGCCGGCCAGATCGGTGCGTTCTCGAACGAATTGGCTCGTAACAAGGCTGTGACGGCAGCGTTGCGCCTTGCCACCGTCAAGGATTCCGATGGCAACGACGTCGATGTTGCGGCAGTGTTGGGTGAGCAGCCAGAAAATGAGGTGCTGCCCGAGTTCACGGCCAAGCCAGCGAAGGCTGATAAGCCGAAGAAGGCTAAGGCCGACAAGGCTGACAAGCCCAAGAAGGCCGTGAAGGCTAAGGCCGACGAGGCTGCTGATGAGGAATCGGCAACCGATGCAGCTGACGGCGAATTTGACCCTGCCGCCCACACCGTGGGTGAAGTGCTCGACTACGTTGGCAGCGTCGACGAAGCTGAAAAGGCTCGCGTGCTAGCCGCGGAAAAGGACGGCAAGAACCGTAAGGGGATCGTTTCGAAGCTGGAAGGCTAG
- a CDS encoding aldo/keto reductase, which translates to MEYRRLGNSGLVVSVLGYGANNLGRAGSRSADQAGANAVVNAALDLGITYFDSADVYGSYYGQSEELLGAALGNRRDEAVIATKFGMPKTKPGEKVAKGSRKYMMASLEGSLRRLGTDYVDLYYYHSPDPLTPLAETVDALETAVEQGKIRYYAVSNMAGWQTAATAELASMGRLVGTQNHYNLMDRRAELEILPAARHYGLGVIPYFPLAAGLLTGKYTDGHPGEGRLKVGDVKIAAADMNQLRAYRDFCAERGFDQARVAIAWLASQEPVASVIAGATTPAQLESNAQAVSVRLSDDDLARLDEIFPAPEPAALF; encoded by the coding sequence ATGGAATATCGCAGGCTGGGTAATTCGGGGCTTGTAGTCTCGGTTCTTGGGTACGGTGCGAATAATCTTGGCCGGGCAGGAAGCCGAAGCGCCGATCAGGCGGGTGCGAACGCCGTCGTGAATGCGGCCTTGGATCTGGGAATTACCTATTTTGATTCAGCTGACGTGTATGGCAGTTATTACGGTCAGTCGGAAGAATTGCTGGGTGCGGCTCTTGGGAACCGGCGTGATGAGGCCGTGATTGCCACGAAGTTTGGAATGCCGAAAACGAAGCCGGGTGAGAAGGTCGCTAAGGGGAGCCGCAAGTACATGATGGCATCGCTCGAAGGCTCGTTGCGGCGGCTCGGCACTGACTACGTGGACCTGTATTACTATCACAGTCCCGATCCGTTGACGCCGCTTGCAGAGACAGTCGACGCCCTCGAAACGGCTGTGGAGCAGGGCAAGATTCGGTACTATGCGGTGTCGAATATGGCTGGATGGCAGACGGCTGCCACTGCCGAGTTGGCAAGCATGGGCAGGCTCGTGGGCACGCAAAATCACTACAATCTGATGGATCGGCGTGCCGAGCTAGAAATTTTGCCGGCGGCCAGGCACTACGGGCTGGGCGTGATTCCGTACTTCCCGCTCGCGGCCGGGCTGTTGACGGGCAAGTATACGGATGGTCATCCGGGCGAAGGCCGCCTCAAGGTGGGCGATGTGAAGATCGCGGCGGCTGACATGAACCAGTTGCGCGCGTACCGCGATTTTTGTGCCGAGCGCGGATTCGACCAGGCCCGCGTGGCGATCGCGTGGCTTGCCAGCCAAGAACCAGTGGCCTCGGTGATCGCGGGTGCGACGACGCCGGCGCAGCTGGAATCGAACGCGCAAGCAGTGTCTGTGCGGCTCTCCGACGACGACCTGGCCCGCCTTGACGAGATCTTCCCAGCACCCGAGCCGGCTGCCCTGTTTTAA
- a CDS encoding LacI family DNA-binding transcriptional regulator, which yields MNTGRRVTIYDVARRAGVSPSTVSRSLSRPGRVSAATLKIVYEAIEELGYAAGPTVAQSEAKTRTIAFSVQRLSNPIYEDILSGFRDNFPDSYVPVVLDAGENAEREAANIIQILPHVDGLIMSSSLLTESQIANIHKQKPTVLVQRRINGIPSVMFDMVPGVGQLMDLFAAHGHEDLLYVSGPEESWTSGIRWRALQTEANKRDLRISRSAPFEPNVVSGFEAVRAWQGTKATGIVAFNDIQAAGLLHGLRRAGVRVPDDVSVASFDNTIAAVVAQVPLTSIGGSNYDVGRHAAELLRDHLRRRNDDVPEIVLPMKTHVRMSVGKAPNN from the coding sequence GTGAACACCGGCCGTCGAGTCACGATATATGACGTGGCTCGGCGTGCCGGTGTTTCCCCGTCGACGGTGTCTCGGAGCCTGTCCCGCCCGGGGCGGGTAAGCGCGGCCACGTTGAAAATCGTGTACGAGGCAATTGAAGAGCTTGGTTATGCGGCTGGGCCTACAGTCGCCCAGTCTGAGGCGAAAACTCGCACGATTGCTTTTTCGGTGCAACGGCTGTCCAACCCGATTTATGAGGATATCCTTTCGGGTTTCCGTGATAATTTTCCGGATAGTTATGTACCGGTTGTGTTGGATGCCGGAGAGAACGCCGAGCGTGAAGCGGCTAATATTATTCAGATTTTGCCGCATGTGGACGGGCTCATCATGTCGTCGTCGCTTCTGACCGAATCGCAGATCGCGAATATTCATAAGCAAAAGCCCACAGTGTTGGTTCAGCGCAGGATTAACGGTATTCCGTCGGTCATGTTTGACATGGTTCCCGGGGTGGGGCAGCTGATGGATCTTTTTGCCGCGCACGGCCACGAAGATTTACTTTACGTGTCTGGTCCGGAGGAGTCGTGGACGAGCGGCATTCGTTGGCGTGCCCTGCAAACGGAGGCAAACAAGCGGGATTTGCGAATAAGCCGTAGCGCCCCGTTTGAACCAAACGTGGTGTCTGGTTTTGAAGCTGTGCGAGCTTGGCAGGGAACGAAGGCCACGGGGATCGTGGCGTTTAATGACATTCAAGCAGCCGGTTTACTGCACGGTCTTCGACGCGCGGGCGTGCGGGTGCCCGACGACGTGTCGGTGGCGTCATTCGATAACACGATTGCCGCCGTCGTCGCTCAAGTGCCGCTGACGAGCATTGGTGGGTCGAACTACGACGTCGGGCGGCACGCGGCCGAGTTGCTACGTGACCATCTGCGCCGGCGCAACGATGATGTGCCGGAGATTGTGTTGCCGATGAAGACGCATGTGCGCATGTCGGTAGGGAAGGCGCCGAACAACTAG